Proteins co-encoded in one Dreissena polymorpha isolate Duluth1 chromosome 12, UMN_Dpol_1.0, whole genome shotgun sequence genomic window:
- the LOC127853650 gene encoding receptor-type tyrosine-protein phosphatase F-like, which produces MKCHDMEVCAFSKDVKILNISGLESGLLYNFSFKTAKEKEQNISYAVSKNICQTFSLYTAPELPKDITIPTERINSSSFVVQFSDHQALNNFIDWHLDVYNNGEFITNMTQPKAISMMTISEGIQESTTYTVSIFTVALNQTSISENVTVNTRPIDTSPAQFYNVSENSIFLHFNCVDPTTKYTHIVTTTCQINFGGPCKPHGSNGTFERCTKPVEVKISDLKPGTLYTVTIHTSFKGMLNSVPQTISSYTTPNIVNKTSIKIASSTTSSMRVMWGNVTETFNGYNVHFNCTSPNINSKSNATFDPTVYSNEASVSGLDPGTFCSINLTTFLKTGEFGNLFSGVVEVRLNESTNETAPGSVQSAQISETTSMRSTLHWSTPFLRNGIIRHYVTWITEQNDSCLRLSLWNFSAYDDLYPINANLLRNISCSYNETNTFSSETQLSWSLTGLHPFRNYTAYIAAYTVDLGPQTTVQIDTLEDIPGKPVSLRDEEKTSNSIKMHWSAPLERNGIVLNYTVKYRFDERECRKKGAIKEVSKTSETSLTQMELTESIYSYWDYNISVKATNKIDSGNYSDVYSVKTNESNPDTVNEITSEFVFAQNATIIWKAPCYANGVLRHFYVEITNETTRDNKSAWKYTAKVNATLHELVVHQLLPFRNYSVKIFAENTYYNGTYNASHEFRTAIDDPEKTTGLSQNLTFPYSVKLSWDRVKKYTGPTKYIINVVDLSTHELFTTFNTTVGYWLNELATEALIVELDAYWHYTVSVTAVTSDGDMSTRYSATSELQVLTAEDVPGPVTNLTVQNETDLEKPRQLVVRWERPKERDLNGIIVRYYIFCSNMDKLYNTTSSVQFYKIPLFINNTVDIAVQVWAATRAGNGTPTDNVIAVSPGAPYRAIETPTTPLTKTADVPVDDNKKMIAVLLPKTFLCNNANGLPDTWGVIVAQDGTENEIPFVGSREKYNNRSTSDYKKWYQVKDDDKMWPYIATSNWTPQCNTEHKTRRRRSVEDNTINFIVGSDDCSNNKGYCNGPLQPGRSYRVKSFACTTTGCTETLYSHPIQTAPNLVPAIVGGLAAAVAVIAVVTLIVYTKRTGKLCFSRKTVEREQKGGDIEIPEVETPSTEYIFKPGPVRLSEFSEYVARMHRDSKMLFSDAFKMLRDKSPGHPITAADTQQCRPKNRYTNIMPFDHSRVKLRALDDVEGSDFINANYIPGNNSRREYIATQGPMQMTFDDFWRMIWEQNVDAIVMLTKLAEKGRIKCDQYWPNATEPVFYGEVVVSIKSESNLSDYTLRIFEIKTSKGPSRIVKQFWYLKWPDMGCPEDPQMLLDFVKSVREHTHRPDRTNPTVVHCSAGVGRTGTFIAVDHLLQYIRNHDTVNIYQLVLDMREHRVNMVQTEDQFIYIYECLKAFINTDEEDEEPIYQNGDFGAENIYENAGFRKET; this is translated from the exons ATGAAGTGTCATGATATGGAAGTCTGTGCTTTTTCAAAGGacgttaaaatattaaacatatctgGACTTGAATCTGGTTTGCTCTATAACTTTTCGTTTAAGACGGCGAAAGAAAAGGAACAAAATATAAGCTATGCTGTTAGCAAAAACATTTGCCAGACATTCAGCCTATATACTG CCCCTGAACTTCCAAAAGACATTACAATACCAACTGAAAGAATAAATTCCTCCAGCTTCGTGGTGCAATTTTCTGATCATCAAGCCCTAAATAACTTTATAGACTGGCACCTGGATGTATACAATAATGGCGAGTTCATAACCAATATGACACAGCCTAAAGCAATATCGATGATGACAATCTCTGAAGGCATACAAGAATCTACGACTTACacagtttcaatttttaccgtTGCTCTAAATCAGACGAGTATATCAGAAAATGTCACCGTAAACACCA GGCCAATAGACACATCACCAGCTCAATTTTATAATGTATCTGAAAACAGCATTTTCCTTCATTTCAACTGCGTCGATCCAACTACAAAGTACACACACATTGTTACAACCACTTGTCAGATAAACTTTGGGGGCCCTTGCAAACCCCACGGTTCAAATGGTACTTTTGAAAGATGCACCAAGCCTGTTGAAGTAAAAATTTCTGATCTTAAACCTGGAACGTTATATACCGTAACAATACACACATCTTTCAAGGGAATGCTTAACTCTGTGCCACAAACTATTTCATCTTATACGA CACCAAACATCGTCAACAAGACAAGTATTAAAATAGCTTCATCAACAACCAGCTCAATGCGAGTGATGTGGGGAAATGTAACAGAAACATTTAATGGATACAATGTACATTTTAACTGCACTAGTCCTAATATCAACTCAAAAAGCAACGCGACATTCGACCCGACAGTGTATTCAAATGAGGCCTCTGTTTCTGGTCTCGATCCTGGAACATTTTGTTCGATAAATCTAACGACATTTTTGAAAACTGGAGAATTCGGAAATTTATTCAGTGGTGTGGTTGAGGTCAGACTTAATGAAAGCACGAACGAGACCG CGCCTGGTAGCGTACAAAGTGCGCAAATTTCAGAAACGACATCGATGCGTTCTACTCTACACTGGTCGACACCTTTCTTAAGAAACGGAATCATCCGACATTACGTTACATGGATTACTGAACAAAATGACTCGTGTTTACGACTATCGTTGTGGAATTTCTCAGCTTATGATGATTTATATCCAATCAACGCGAATTTATTAAGG AATATATCCTGTTCATATAACGAAACGAACACGTTTTCGTCTGAGACGCAGCTTTCTTGGTCTTTGACGGGCTTACATCCATTCCGAAATTATACGGCATATATTGCTGCTTATACAGTGGACCTGGGACCCCAAACTACTGTCCAGATTGACACATTGGAAGATA TTCCAGGTAAACCAGTGAGTTTGAGGGATGAAGAGAAAACCTCCAATTCAATAAAAATGCATTGGTCGGCACCGCTGGAAAGAAATGGAATTGTTTTGAATTACACGGTGAAATACAGGTTCGACGAACGAGAGTGTCGCAAGAAAGGTGCAATAAAAGAAGTTAGTAAAACATCTGAAACCTCTTTGACACAAATGGAATTAACCGAGTCTATCTATTCATATTGGGATTATAATATATCAGTAAAAGCTACAAACAAGATTGATTCTGGCAATTATTCAGATGTTTATTCCGTGAAAACAAATGAGTCAA ATCCTGATACAGTTAATGAAATCACTTCCGAATTCGTCTTCGCACAAAATGCTACAATAATATGGAAGGCTCCTTGTTATGCAAACGGAgttcttagacatttttatgtgGAAATTACAAATGAAACAACACGTGACAACAAAAGTGCTTGGAAATATACCGCAAAGGTGAACGCCACATTACATGAGCTGGTTGTTCATCAATTATTGCCATTTAGAAATTACAGCGTTAAAATATTCGCGGAAAACACATATTACAATGGGACCTACAACGCATCACATGAATTCCGAACGGCCATTGACG aTCCGGAAAAAACAACTGGATTAAGTCAGAACCTGACGTTTCCATATTCTGTTAAGTTGTCTTGGGATCGTGTGAAAAAATACACTGGACCAACAAAGTACATTATCAACGTCGTTGACCTTAGCACACATGAACTTTTTACAACGTTTAATACAACAGTTGGATATTGGCTAA ATGAACTAGCAACCGAAGCATTGATTGTTGAACTCGATGCCTACTGGCATTACACTGTTTCTGTAACGGCGGTTACGTCTGACGGCGACATGAGCACGCGGTATAGCGCAACGTCGGAATTGCAAGTTCTAACGGCAGAAGACG ttcCTGGTCCGGTGACGAATCTTACTGTTCAGAATGAAACTGATCTGGAAAAACCACGGCAACTTGTCGTGAGATGGGAGCGTCCGAAGGAAAGAGACCTAAATGGAATTATCGTGCGATATTATATATTCTGTTCTAATATGGACAAACTG TATAACACAACATCATCagttcaattttacaaaataccgctGTTCATTAACAACACGGTCGACATAGCAGTACAG GTATGGGCTGCAACAAGAGCCGGAAACGGAACACCTACTGATAATGTTATCGCAGTGTCTCCTGGAG CCCCTTATCGTGCAATCGAAACTCCGACTACTCCTCTGACAAAAACAGCGGATGTTCCTGTTGATGACAATAAGAAGATGATTGCGGTGCTGCTCCCAAAAACATTTCTGTGTAATAATGCCAATGGCTTGCCAGATACTTGGGGTGTAATAGTTGCTCAGGATGGCACAGAAAATG AAATCCCGTTTGTTGGAAGCCGTGAAAAATACAACAACCGATCAACAAGCGATTATAAAAAGTGGTACCAAGTCAAAGACGATGATAAAATGTGGCCATACATCGCAACGTCAAATTGGACCCCACAGTGTAATACAG AACATAAAACACGTCGCCGTCGCTCGGTCGAAGACAACACAATTAACTTCATTGTTGGTTCTGACGATTGTTCAAACAACAAAGGGTACTGCAACGGGCCATTGCAACCAGGCCGTTCATACAG AGTGAAGTCATTTGCTTGCACAACAACTGGATGCACAGAGACGTTATATTCTCATCCTATTCAAACAG CACCTAATCTCGTTCCTGCAATCGTTGGTGGTCTAGCTGCAGCTGTTGCAGTCATCGCAGTTGTGACTCTCATTGTATACACAAAACGTACCGGGAAATT ATGTTTTTCAAGAAAGACAGTTGAAAGAGAACAAAAAGGTGGAGATATTGAAATACCGGAAGTAGAAACTCCATCTACGGAATATATTTTCAA GCCTGGTCCAGTTCGATTGTCCGAATTTTCAGAATATGTAGCCAGAATGCATAGAGACAGTAAAATGCTGTTTTCGGATGCATTTAAG ATGCTGCGAGACAAGAGTCCTGGCCATCCGATAACGGCGGCTGATACCCAACAATGCAGGCCTAAGAACCGCTACACGAATATTATGCCTT TTGACCACTCCCGAGTGAAGCTCCGTGCTCTAGACGACGTAGAAGGATCGGACTTTATCAATGCGAATTATATCCCT GGCAACAACTCTCGCCGCGAATACATAGCAACCCAAGGCCCCATGCAGATGACGTTTGATGATTTTTGGCGCATGATCTGGGAACAAAATGTTGACGCGATTGTTATGCTTACAAAATTGGCGGAAAAGGGGCGG ATCAAATGTGACCAATATTGGCCGAACGCGACCGAGCCAGTGTTCTACGGTGAAGTGGTTGTCTCCATCAAGTCCGAGTCAAACCTCTCTGACTACACATTGCGGATTTTCGAGATCAAAACATCC AAGGGGCCGAGTCGGATAGTGAAGCAATTCTGGTACCTGAAATGGCCTGACATGGGTTGTCCCGAAGATCCACAGATGTTGTTAGACTTTGTGAAGTCTGTCCGAGAACATACCCACAGGCCTGACAGGACAAATCCCACCGTTGTACACTGCAG TGCCGGTGTGGGAAGAACGGGGACGTTCATTGCGGTCGATCATTTGCTGCAGTATATCCGCAACCATGACACCGTAAATATCTACCAACTGGTTTTGGACATGCGTGAACACCGGGTCAACATGGTGCAGACTGAG GACCAGTTCATCTACATTTATGAATGTCTGAAGGCGTTTATCAACACTGATGAGGAGGACGAGGAAC CTATTTATCAGAATGGTGACTTTGGCGCGGAAAATATCTACGAAAATGCTGGATTTCGAAAGGAAACATAA